A window of Gallus gallus isolate bGalGal1 chromosome 3, bGalGal1.mat.broiler.GRCg7b, whole genome shotgun sequence genomic DNA:
GCTGTATAAAAGGAGAACTGGAGGGTCTTCTAGGATAGCTTGTGGATGACTGGCTGAGTAGACCTTCCGGCAAATATCAGAGTAGTCAAAATCGCCCACAATAACCAGGGCCAGTCACTGCGAGGCTGCTATCAGCTGCCTGTAGAAGGCCTCGTCGGCTTCCTAGTTCAGATCCAGGGGCCTGTAACAGACACCCACAACAGCGCCACGCGTGCCAGCCTGCCCCTTAGTTCCATCCCACAAACTCTCAAcccgctcctcctccacccctgGACAGTACTCTGCACGTTCTAGTCGCtctctcacataaagagcaacGCCACCGCCTCGCCTTGCTGGCCTGTCTTTCCTGAGAAGGACATAGCCATCCGCGTCCGCATCCCGGTCATGTGATCTGTCCCACCAGGTCTCCGTAATTGCCCCCAGATCTCCACCTCCTGCCTGAACACGGATTTCTAACTCCTCCTGCTTACTCCCCACGCTGAGCGCATTGGTGTACAGGCATTTCAGGGAGCAAGCTGAGCACGCCCATTTCACCCTAGGGGGGTGGGAGGCCACCCGGCCTTCATCAGTACTTGAGCGCTGCCCCACCAGTGCAAGTCCAGCTACAACCCCATCCCCCTTCAAATCTACTGTAAAGCTCTCGGAATGAGCCCTGCTAATTCCTCTCCCAGAACCCTTTTGCCACTGTGAGATAAACCTTTCCCATGCATTACGCTCAGGTCTGGAGTCCTTCTTACAAGACCAGCCGCTAGCAAAGAACCCagggccctgcctgcagcaccagtCTCATAGCCAGGCATCTGTGTATCGCCAGCGGCTCAACGCCCTGCCGgacaggctgcagccagcaaggcGCACACACCAGCACCGGTTGCTCACCCTGCGTGCTCTGTGGGTGGCAGctagctgctgccctccctgagGCTACTTACGGCCCGCTAGCCTGCTCCAGGATGGGCAGTGTCGGCTGCGCCCAAGCTAGATCggcagcccgcccacaagctgccagccccccggcacagGCAAAGCACTTTTGCCGGCTTCAAAAAGCCCCCAGAAGAGCCTTTCATCGGCGCTTCTTGCTTCAGATGCCTTCCccagtgcagcctcacctgctCCAAAGCTCTTCTTTGCAGAGAGAGCTTGCTCCTATTGCTAAGAGTCAAGAAATAAGGATAGCAATTCTCTGAAGACTAGCGTGACTTTTATTAAGTTATCTTCTTAACAATCCAAAAGACCTCAGGCTGAAACAGTACGATGCAAATGATGGTCTTAGGGCTGAGATTCGGTTCTCTGTTGGTACGTCAGCAACGAATCCATAACAATGACAGCAGCGTTCGGGTGCTGGCaggtttcagttctgctgtccCCTCTTCTGCAGGCTTGAAGCTGGCCCTGCTGttggtcctgcagctgctccagcttccATCCAGACtctgggaagagctggggaGGCTATGCAATACTCAGAAGGCCTCTTGGCCTTGCTCTTCCACCAgcatttcccctcctctgtTGGAAAGATGGCCTCCTGCACGATCGTCCCTTCCGCTGGTGGCTGCGTGCAGGAAGAGGTTGCAGGAGGCCGCTCTTCAGTTCTTAGTCTTGGGCCGTTTGAGGGACACCAGGAGCTGCCGGTACAGCCTTTCCATAGTGAGCGCGTCCGATTTGTCTGCGCCTCTCTTGTCACTGACGCCAGAGGTGGAGGGCTGGCAGGTTTCAGTTTTGCCGTCTGCCTTGTTCTCCAGGCTCAAAGCCGGTCCACGTGATGGCCTTGCCGCAGCTCCTGCTTGCTTGGGCCCtttgggaggtgctggggggcGCATAGGCCAAATAGGCCTCCTGGTCTTGTATTCCCACCAGCGTTTTCTCTCCTCGGTTTGAACGAGGCCCTCCTGAAAGACCATCCCTTTCACTGGTGGCTTTGTGCACTTGAAGATCTCAGGTGGCAGGTCTTGAACTCCACTGCCTAGCCTTGAACGCTGACCGAGCGTCCGGGGGGTCCCACGTGCCACCAGAACCTGCGGGCGCTGGTCCTGCCTGGGAAGCCTGCCGGGTTTCCCCGCAGAGCTGACGGTACCAGTGGCAGAGTCCACGTGGAGAGAGGGGCGCAGACTGCGCTGCAACAAAGGCCGGGTCTTTCCAGGCTGCATGAGACGGGGCAGGACGGGACTGCCCTGCCACGGtgatgcttgctgctgggagcaacCTGGCCTGCACAGGGGGCTCCCGCGCCTGCCTGCCCGCCTCTCAGCACCTGTAAAACAGGGAGCGGGCCTGAGCCACAGAAGGTTACGGGGCACCGGCGATCTTCCGGGCCCACCTGGCCTGGCTGCTACATGACAGAGGCTGGCATGAAGCTTGGCTTCTCCCAGAGGGCCGGCCCTGCCTGGCAATGTGCCAGGCTGACCCTCAGGGGACTCACCTGACTTCGATGCTTCCACCTGCTGCCACCATCTCCACCATTGCCGGCGCCGCTCAGAACCCTACGGGCACACGAATGTGGCACAGTGACAGGACGTGCGAGGCAGCCCAAATTCCCCCGCCCCCCTACCCAAAGCCCCGAGTCACCTAGCCTCAAGTGACTCCCATCCTCAAATTTCCCTACCTGTCGGCACCAGGGAGCGGCAAGCAGAGACAGCCCAGCCaccaggagcaggaggctggggatAAGGAGAACGCTGTCGACAACCATCGCTCAAAGCCGGTCACGACCGCACTGGGAGAGACAAAGTGCTGGCCGCTGGCTTACATGGGCAGAGCCATGACATCATAGTCCGGCGGGTGGGGAGAACTCTGTGAGGTCACAGCCCATATGGAAGCAGGCTGGCAGTAGCCCCCggcatggggatgggaggagtTACGGACATAACTTGAGTATCATCAAAAAATACATCACACTGGAGCTTTGGCAACAAGTGAACACATGTACCACTTTGGGGACCATCCCCGAGATGCGCTGCTGCCATCCTTACCTCACCTGCCTGAGCTGGGCACGAGTTAGGATGGGAAAAcggtttttgtttgctgttagtTCTCACTACCCCAGTTCTTTTTTCATGGGTAATTAAACGAATCTTCTTCAAACTGAAACCGCTTTGTGCAGCACTGTACCTGGTGTGTGACCTCCCTCTCCTTAGCTGACTTCTTCCACCAGATCATTCACCCCACCATAGCGAGGAGGGTAAGCAATAGAGCAGGTtgcgggtgggggggggggagcagtcAAGGTCAGTGCCCCCACAGCTTCAGGATTCTGATAAGCTAGCATTCCAGGCACTGGTATAGTTGCTCCTTTCTGAGCAATGCAGACCTAGGCTCCTCaggacagcctccagcagtaTGGACAGAGACAAAGGCGGCATTTAGTAACTCCGCCTTCTCTGTAGCTTCTCTTACcagggcacccacctcattCATCAGTGGGCCTACATCGCCTCCAGTGTTAGTTTTGCCTGCAGTGTAGTTGAAGAAGCCCTTTCCGTTGTCCTTGACCGCTCTTGCCACGTTAAACTCTAAGGAGGCCTTAGCCTTCCTAGTTCATAGAACCctggaatcaccaaggttggaaaagacccacaggatcacccagacCAACCGTCCACCCttccatcaccaatggttctcactaagccacgtccctcaacacaacgtccaaacgtttcgtgaatacctccagggtcggtgagtccaccacctccctgggcagcccattccagtgcctgatcactctttcaggGAAGCGGTATTTCccaacatccagcctgaacctctcctggcacagctggaagccgttccctctagtcctgtatctggttacacgagagaagaggccgacccccagctcactacaacctcccttcaggtagttacagaagagcaagaaggtctcccctgagcctcctcttctccagactgaacgatcccagctccctcagccgctccccgtaaggcctgtgctccagacccctcaccagctttgttgcccttctttgaacacgctccagggcctcaacgtcttacttgcagtgaggggcccaaaaccggacacagtactcgaggtgcggcctcaccagggctgagtacagggggacaattacttccctgttcccgCTGGCAACACTgcttctgatgcaagccaggatgcccttggccttcttgaccacctgggcacactgctggcccgtGTTCGGTcaagcatcaaccaatacccccatttcctctacgcagtcttccagccacactgccccaagcctgtagcattggccacaacaaccgcaggcaaagtgcaggacccggcaaGTCTTATATTCCTCCCAGGCGGCCAGCCCCACCTTCCATGACCTGTAGgctctcctcttccacttgAGTTTGCCCAGCAGTCCCCTGTTTAACCGTGCAGGTCTCCCGGTTCCCTTTCTTGACTTCCTACCTGTTTGGGATGCTCTGATCGTGAGCTCAGAGGACGCAGTCCTTGAATGCTAACCAACTATCTTGGGCCCCTTTACCTTCAAGTACCCTGTCCCATGGGATTTCCCCTAGCAATTGACAGAAAAGGACCGAGTTGGCCCTGCTGAAGTCCGGGCTTGCgactctgcttgtttttctcatccTGCCACACGAGATCCTGAACTCCATCATCTCGTCACTGCAACCAAGGCTGCCCTCAACCTTCACCACTTCAACCGGACCCTCCTTGTTACTGAGAACAAGATCCAGCAGTGCTCCTCACCTACTTGCCTCATCCACCATTTGCAAGTTATCGTCAGTGCACTGGAGGAACCTCTTGGATGGCTTGCGGATGACTGGCTGAGTAGACCTTCCGGCAAATATCAGAGTAGTCAAAATCGCCCACAATAACCAGGGCCAGTCACTGCGAAGCTGCTATCAGCTGCCTGTAGAAGGCCTCGTCGGCTTCCTAGTTCAGATCCAGGGGCCTGTAACAGACACCCACAACAGCGCCACGCGTGCCAGCCTGCCCCTTAGTTCCATCCCACAAACTCTCAAcccgctcctcctccacccctgGACAGTACTCTGCACGTTCTAGTCGCtctctcacataaagagcaacGCCACCACCTCACCTTGCTGGCCTGTCTTTCCTGAGAAGGACATAGCCATCCGCGTCCGCATCCCGGTCATGTGATCTGTCCCACCAGGTCTCCGTAATTGCCCCCAGATCTCCACCTCCTGCCTGAACACGGATTTCTAACTCCTCCTGCTTACTCCCCACGCTGAGCGCATTGGTGTACAGGCATTTCAGGGAGCAAGCTGAGCACGCCCATTTCACCCTAGGGGGGTGGGAGGCCACCCGGCCTTCATCAGTACTTGAGCGCTGCCCCACCAGTGCAAGTCCAGCTACAACCCCATCCCCCTTCAAATCTACTGTAAAGCTCTCGGAGTGAGCCCTGCTAATTCCTCTCCCAGAACCCTTTTGCCACTGTGAGATAAACCTTTCCCATGCATTACGCTCAGGTCTGGAGTCCTTCTTACAAGACCAGCCGCTAGCAAAGAACCCagggccctgcctgcagcaccagtCTCATAGCCAGGCATCTGTGTATCGCCAGCGGCTCAACGCCCTGCCAgacaggctgcagccagcaaggcGCACACACCAGCACCGGGTGCTCACCCTGCGTGCTCTGTGGGTGGCAGctagctgctgccctccctgagGCTACTTACGGCCCGCTAGCCTGCTCCAGGATGGGCAGTGTCGGCTGCGCCCAAGCTAGATCggcagcccgcccacaagctgccagccccccggcacagGCAAAGCACTTTTGCCGGCTTCAAAAAGCCCCCAGAAGAGCCTTTCATCGGCGCTTCTTGCTTCAGATGCCTTCCccagtgcagcctcacctgctCCAAAGCTCTTCTTTGCAGAGAGAGCTTGCTCCTATTGCTAAGAGTCAAGAAATAAGGATAGCAATTCTCTGAAGACTAGCGTGACTTTTATTAAGTTATCTTCTTAACAATCCAAAAGACCTCAGGCTGAAACAGTACGATGCAAATGATGGTCTTAGGGCTGAGATTCGGTTCTCTGTTGGTACGTCAGCAACGAATCCATAACAATGACAGCAGCGTTCGGGTGCTGGCaggtttcagttctgctgtccCCTCTTCTGCAGGCTTGAAGCTGGCCCTGCTGttggtcctgcagctgctccagcttccATCCAGACtctgggaagagctggggaGGCTATGCAATACTCAGAAGGCCTCTTGGCCTTGCTCTTCCACCAgcatttcccctcctctgtTGGAAAGATGGCCTCCTGCACGATCGTCCCTTCCGCTGGTGGCTGCGTGCAGGAAGAGGTTGCAGGAGGCCGCTCTTCAGTTCTTAGTCTTGGGCCGTTTGAGGGACACCAGGAGCTGCCGGTACAGCCTTTCCATAGTGAGCGCGTCCGATTTGTCTGCGCCTCTCTTGTCACTGACGCCAGAGGTGGAGGGCTGGCAGGTTTCAGTTTTGCC
This region includes:
- the LOC121110348 gene encoding uncharacterized protein LOC121110348 isoform X1, with amino-acid sequence MVVDSVLLIPSLLLLVAGLSLLAAPWCRQGSERRRQWWRWWQQVEASKSGESPEGQPGTLPGRAGPLGEAKLHASLCHVAARPGGPGRSPVPRNLLWLRPAPCFTGAERRAGRRGSPLCRPGCSQQQASPWQGSPVLPRLMQPGKTRPLLQRSLRPSLHVDSATGTVSSAGKPGRLPRQDQRPQVLVARGTPRTLGQRSRLGSGVQDLPPEIFKCTKPPVKGMVFQEGLVQTEERKRWWEYKTRRPIWPMRPPAPPKGPKQAGAAARPSRGPALSLENKADGKTETCQPSTSGVSDKRGADKSDALTMERLYRQLLVSLKRPKTKN
- the LOC121110348 gene encoding uncharacterized protein LOC121110348 isoform X2 — protein: MVVDSVLLIPSLLLLVAGLSLLAAPWCRQGSERRRQWWRWWQQVEASKSGAERRAGRRGSPLCRPGCSQQQASPWQGSPVLPRLMQPGKTRPLLQRSLRPSLHVDSATGTVSSAGKPGRLPRQDQRPQVLVARGTPRTLGQRSRLGSGVQDLPPEIFKCTKPPVKGMVFQEGLVQTEERKRWWEYKTRRPIWPMRPPAPPKGPKQAGAAARPSRGPALSLENKADGKTETCQPSTSGVSDKRGADKSDALTMERLYRQLLVSLKRPKTKN